In Sphingomonas sp. SUN019, one genomic interval encodes:
- a CDS encoding stimulus-sensing domain-containing protein: MAPDTVSARSEGSDLALRWSGRVSLTRRILAINILALLLLAGGFFYLDSYRSRILDSRVDQATQEARLIAEALNAVSPNLRDPLIVRLATDTGTRIRLYARDGSLIVDSRALGKRNFLLLDPDKDDWGQKAARFLDAGIDTVVGATRAPLYRERDNGQGWPDVRAAQARRVASGTVWRAPDRTPVITAAAPLDDGPIVLTAINTRDIIQRVRVERFRLSMVLLIVTIVSVLLSLFLARTIVRPLRRLARAAVRVRLGRAREVVVPRLPERKDEIGMLARALSDMSLALRARIDATEAFAADVTHEMKNPLASLRSAVDGLAQVKDPVLQARLLAIVQDDVQRLDRLISDISEASRLDAQLSRAKFEPVDINAMIAGLLHQREDRGVERGVRLRFDQPGGDALIVSGEGARLERVFENLIDNAISFSPDDGLITIGARRDDGDLEVRFEDEGPGVPEDAREDVFRRFQSIRPQSEAFGQHSGLGLAIARTIVEAHQGAIAVESREDRLSGARFVVRLPLSDPGIM; this comes from the coding sequence ATGGCGCCGGATACCGTTTCAGCGAGGAGTGAGGGGAGCGACCTCGCGCTCCGCTGGTCGGGCCGTGTCTCGCTCACCCGCCGCATCCTGGCGATCAACATCCTTGCGCTGTTGCTGCTGGCGGGAGGATTCTTCTATCTCGATTCGTACCGCAGCCGCATCCTGGATAGCCGCGTCGATCAGGCGACGCAGGAGGCGCGACTGATTGCGGAGGCGCTGAACGCTGTTTCGCCGAACTTGCGCGACCCCCTGATCGTGCGGCTGGCGACCGATACCGGCACGCGAATCCGGCTTTACGCGCGGGATGGATCGCTGATCGTCGACAGCCGGGCGTTGGGGAAGCGCAATTTCCTGTTGCTGGACCCCGACAAGGACGATTGGGGTCAGAAGGCGGCGCGGTTTCTGGACGCCGGAATCGATACTGTGGTCGGGGCGACGCGGGCGCCGTTGTACCGCGAACGCGACAATGGGCAGGGCTGGCCCGATGTGCGTGCGGCGCAGGCGCGGCGCGTGGCGAGCGGGACAGTATGGCGCGCGCCCGACCGGACACCGGTAATCACCGCCGCCGCGCCGCTCGATGACGGGCCGATCGTGCTGACCGCGATCAATACGCGCGACATCATCCAGCGCGTCCGGGTCGAGCGGTTTCGGCTCAGCATGGTGTTGCTGATCGTCACGATCGTGTCGGTCCTGCTGTCGCTGTTCCTCGCTCGGACGATCGTCCGGCCGCTGAGGCGATTGGCGCGGGCGGCGGTCCGAGTACGGCTGGGGCGCGCGCGCGAAGTCGTCGTGCCGCGGCTGCCCGAGCGCAAGGATGAGATCGGGATGCTGGCCCGCGCGCTGTCCGACATGAGCCTGGCGCTGCGCGCACGGATCGATGCGACGGAGGCGTTTGCGGCGGACGTGACGCACGAGATGAAGAACCCCCTCGCCTCGTTGCGCAGCGCGGTGGACGGCCTTGCGCAGGTAAAGGATCCGGTACTCCAGGCGCGTCTACTGGCGATCGTCCAGGACGACGTCCAGCGCCTCGACCGGTTGATCAGCGACATTTCGGAGGCGTCGCGCCTGGACGCACAGCTCAGTCGCGCGAAATTCGAGCCGGTGGACATTAACGCCATGATCGCCGGGCTGCTGCATCAGCGCGAAGATCGCGGGGTGGAGCGTGGCGTGCGGCTGCGCTTCGACCAGCCGGGCGGCGACGCATTGATCGTGTCGGGCGAAGGGGCGCGACTGGAGCGGGTGTTCGAAAATTTGATCGACAATGCGATCTCCTTTTCACCCGATGACGGCCTGATCACGATCGGAGCCCGCCGCGACGACGGTGATCTGGAGGTGCGGTTCGAGGACGAAGGTCCGGGCGTGCCCGAGGATGCGCGCGAGGACGTGTTCCGCCGCTTCCAGTCGATCCGCCCTCAGAGCGAGGCGTTCGGGCAGCATTCGGGCCTGGGCCTCGCCATTGCGCGCACCATCGTCGAAGCGCATCAGGGCGCAATCGCGGTCGAATCGCGTGAAGACCGCCTGAGCGGGGCGCGGTTCGTCGTACGCCTTCCGCTGTCCGATCCGGGGATCATGTGA
- a CDS encoding response regulator transcription factor, with amino-acid sequence MTATIALVDDDRNILTSVSIALQAEGFVTRIYSDGETALKALIENPPDLAIFDIKMPRMDGLELLRRLREKLATPVIFLTSKDDELDEALGLAMGADDYIAKPFSQRLLIARIRAILRRAELAQPGAADVPESQGPIERGRLTMDPARHRVTWGEQNVTLTVTEFLILETLAQRPGIVKTRNQLMDAAYQDDIYVDDRTIDSHIKRVRRKFREIDPEFDAIETLYGAGYRFSEE; translated from the coding sequence ATGACGGCTACGATCGCACTCGTCGATGACGACCGCAACATCCTGACTTCGGTTTCGATCGCGCTCCAGGCGGAGGGATTCGTCACGCGCATCTATTCGGACGGCGAGACCGCACTGAAGGCGCTGATCGAAAATCCTCCCGACCTGGCGATCTTCGACATCAAAATGCCGCGGATGGACGGACTGGAGCTGCTGCGTCGACTGCGCGAGAAGCTGGCCACACCTGTGATCTTCCTGACCAGCAAGGACGACGAACTGGACGAGGCGCTGGGGCTGGCGATGGGGGCGGACGATTATATCGCCAAACCGTTCAGCCAGCGCCTGCTGATCGCCCGCATCCGAGCGATCCTGCGCCGCGCCGAACTGGCCCAGCCGGGCGCCGCAGACGTGCCCGAATCGCAGGGTCCGATCGAACGCGGGCGGCTGACGATGGACCCCGCGCGCCACCGCGTAACGTGGGGCGAGCAAAACGTGACGCTGACGGTCACCGAATTCCTGATCCTCGAAACGCTGGCGCAACGCCCCGGCATCGTGAAGACGCGCAACCAGTTGATGGATGCGGCGTATCAGGACGACATCTACGTCGACGACCGCACGATCGATTCGCACATCAAGCGCGTCCGGCGGAAATTCCGCGAGATCGACCCCGAATTCGATGCGATCGAGACGCTGTATGGCGCCGGATACCGTTTCAGCGAGGAGTGA
- a CDS encoding phosphoenolpyruvate carboxykinase: protein MSDRIPDAGLEAQGIETRATLHWNLVTARLVEAAVARGEGKLSADGPLVVETGAHTGRSANDKFIVQDAETADSVWWGKSNKPMEPAHFAALKADFLAALREKENLFVQDLFGGSQPENRVRVRVVNELAWHNLFIRTMLVRPEEAELKGFAAEYTIIDLPSFRADPARHGCRSETVIAVNFTEKLILIGGTKYAGEMKKSVFGLLNYLLPPTGVMPMHCSANMGADGSTAVFFGLSGTGKTTLSADASRTLIGDDEHGWSDTAVFNFEGGCYAKMIRLSEDAEPEIFATTKRFGTVLENVVMDNVTRQLDLEDNSLAENSRGAYPIDFIPNSSEENMGGVPKNVVMLTADAYGVLPPIAKLTPDQAMYHFLSGYTARVAGTEIGVTEPDATFSTCFGAPFMPRHPSIYGNLLKSRIAKGGVDCWLVNTGWTGGKYGVGNRMPIKATRALLNAALDGSLNDAEFRTDPNFGFKVPVAVPGVDSAILDPRETWADKAGYDATAAKLVDLFVENFAQFESAVDEGVRQAAPKVAQPA, encoded by the coding sequence TTGAGCGACCGCATTCCTGACGCCGGGCTGGAGGCCCAGGGAATCGAGACCCGCGCCACGCTGCACTGGAACCTGGTGACCGCGCGGCTGGTGGAGGCCGCGGTCGCACGCGGCGAAGGAAAATTGTCCGCCGACGGGCCTTTGGTGGTGGAAACTGGCGCGCACACCGGCCGCAGCGCGAATGACAAGTTCATCGTGCAGGATGCCGAGACAGCCGACAGCGTTTGGTGGGGCAAATCGAACAAACCGATGGAGCCGGCGCATTTCGCCGCGCTGAAGGCCGACTTCCTTGCCGCGCTGCGTGAGAAGGAAAACCTGTTCGTCCAGGATCTGTTCGGCGGATCGCAACCGGAGAACCGCGTTCGCGTCCGCGTCGTCAACGAACTCGCCTGGCACAATCTGTTCATCCGCACGATGCTGGTGCGGCCCGAAGAGGCGGAGCTGAAGGGCTTCGCAGCCGAATATACCATCATCGACCTGCCCAGCTTCCGCGCCGATCCGGCCCGCCACGGCTGCCGCAGCGAAACGGTGATCGCGGTCAACTTCACCGAGAAACTTATCCTGATCGGCGGCACCAAATACGCCGGCGAGATGAAGAAATCGGTGTTCGGCCTGCTGAACTATCTGCTCCCGCCGACCGGTGTGATGCCGATGCATTGCTCCGCCAACATGGGGGCGGACGGATCGACAGCGGTGTTCTTCGGCCTGTCCGGCACCGGCAAGACGACGCTCAGCGCCGACGCCAGCCGCACGCTGATCGGCGACGACGAACACGGCTGGTCCGACACGGCGGTCTTTAATTTCGAAGGCGGCTGCTACGCCAAGATGATCCGCCTGTCGGAAGATGCCGAGCCGGAAATCTTCGCGACGACGAAACGTTTCGGCACGGTGCTGGAAAACGTCGTGATGGACAACGTCACGCGCCAGCTCGATCTGGAGGATAACAGCCTCGCCGAGAACAGCCGCGGCGCGTATCCGATCGACTTCATCCCGAATTCGTCGGAAGAGAATATGGGCGGCGTTCCGAAAAACGTCGTGATGCTGACCGCCGACGCCTACGGCGTGCTGCCGCCGATTGCGAAGCTGACGCCCGATCAAGCGATGTACCACTTCCTCTCGGGCTACACCGCGCGGGTAGCCGGGACCGAGATCGGCGTGACCGAACCCGACGCTACCTTCTCCACCTGCTTCGGCGCGCCGTTCATGCCGCGCCACCCGTCGATTTACGGCAATCTGCTGAAAAGCCGCATCGCGAAGGGCGGGGTCGATTGCTGGCTGGTCAACACCGGCTGGACCGGCGGAAAATACGGCGTCGGCAACCGGATGCCGATCAAGGCGACCCGCGCGTTGCTCAACGCCGCGCTCGACGGCAGCCTGAACGACGCCGAATTCCGCACCGATCCCAATTTCGGTTTCAAGGTGCCGGTCGCGGTGCCCGGCGTCGACAGCGCGATCCTCGATCCGCGGGAGACGTGGGCGGACAAGGCCGGTTACGACGCGACGGCGGCGAAACTGGTTGACCTGTTCGTCGAGAATTTCGCGCAGTTCGAAAGCGCGGTCGACGAAGGCGTTCGGCAGGCCGCCCCCAAGGTCGCGCAACCGGCCTAA
- a CDS encoding DUF3419 family protein: protein MTASRSTVARNIAVRAAVHRHEHLSKQGLLERAFTFAFRGLVYAQIWEDPAVDMEALAITPDSHVVTIASGGCNVLSYLTANPRAITAIDLNTAHIALNKLKVVAARHLPDHATFRRFFGSANSADNIAAYRAHIRPHIDDPTRRYWEGRDLTGRQRIGGFAHGMYRRGLLGRFIGAAHLLARLNGIDPRSILQARSIEEQQEIFARDYAPMFDRAFVRWLVDQPVSLFGLGVPPAQFTELAGEQHMADVLRHRLERLACGFDLKDNYFAWQAFGRGYSDEAAAPLPPYLQADNHQSVVDRVDRISVRHVNFTDYLAAQTTESVDRYVLLDAQDWMTDAQLGQLWREITRTARPGARVLFRTAGESDILPGRVPADVLGRWTYRQAESADYTKRDRSAVYGGVHLYVLGDTH from the coding sequence ATGACCGCATCCCGATCGACTGTCGCCCGCAATATTGCGGTGCGCGCTGCCGTTCATCGGCACGAGCATCTGTCGAAACAGGGCCTGCTCGAACGCGCTTTCACCTTCGCATTTCGCGGGCTGGTGTATGCGCAGATCTGGGAAGACCCGGCGGTCGATATGGAGGCGCTGGCGATCACGCCCGACAGCCATGTCGTGACGATCGCCTCGGGCGGTTGCAACGTGCTGTCATATCTGACCGCAAACCCGCGCGCGATCACCGCGATCGACCTGAACACCGCGCATATCGCGCTGAACAAGCTGAAGGTCGTCGCGGCGCGTCACTTGCCCGATCACGCGACGTTCCGCCGTTTCTTCGGCAGTGCCAACTCCGCCGACAATATCGCGGCGTATCGCGCGCATATCCGCCCGCATATCGACGATCCGACGCGGCGCTATTGGGAAGGCCGCGATCTGACCGGCCGGCAGCGGATCGGTGGGTTCGCCCACGGGATGTACCGCCGCGGGCTGCTCGGCCGGTTCATCGGCGCGGCGCACCTGCTGGCGCGGCTGAACGGCATCGATCCGCGATCGATCCTGCAGGCCCGTTCGATCGAGGAGCAGCAGGAGATTTTCGCGCGCGACTATGCCCCGATGTTCGACCGCGCGTTCGTGCGCTGGCTGGTCGATCAGCCGGTGTCGCTGTTCGGGCTTGGCGTACCGCCTGCGCAGTTCACCGAACTGGCGGGTGAACAGCATATGGCCGATGTGCTGCGGCATCGGCTTGAACGGCTCGCCTGCGGGTTCGATTTGAAGGACAATTACTTCGCGTGGCAGGCGTTCGGCCGCGGCTATTCGGACGAAGCGGCCGCCCCATTGCCGCCCTATCTTCAGGCCGACAATCACCAATCGGTCGTTGATCGCGTCGACCGGATCAGCGTGCGGCACGTCAACTTCACCGACTATCTTGCTGCGCAGACTACCGAGTCGGTCGACCGCTACGTCCTGCTCGACGCGCAGGACTGGATGACCGACGCGCAGCTTGGGCAACTCTGGCGCGAAATCACCCGCACCGCGCGACCCGGCGCGCGCGTCCTGTTCCGCACCGCTGGCGAATCCGACATCCTGCCCGGCCGCGTGCCCGCTGACGTGCTGGGCCGCTGGACGTATCGGCAGGCGGAATCGGCGGACTACACCAAGCGTGATCGATCGGCGGTGTACGGCGGCGTCCATCTGTACGTGCTGGGAGACACGCACTGA
- a CDS encoding class I SAM-dependent methyltransferase codes for MDRMYALQRHLYDATRKYYLLGRDRLIEKLDPPAGGAVIEIGCGTARNLIVAARRWPNARFYGVDIAATMLETARSHVARAGLADRIRLEQGDARDFDPVALFGVAAFDRVFQSYTLSMIPDWRGAIDHAASVLAPGGRLSIVDFGQQEGWPRWWRAFLLGWLARWHVTPRVDLFDSASTIAQDRHLTRRFAVQHCGYAWSVVLERPVSP; via the coding sequence ATGGACCGGATGTACGCGCTGCAACGCCACCTCTACGACGCAACGCGGAAATACTATTTGCTCGGGCGCGACCGGCTGATCGAAAAACTCGATCCGCCCGCGGGCGGCGCGGTGATCGAGATCGGCTGCGGCACCGCGCGCAACCTGATCGTCGCGGCGCGGCGCTGGCCGAATGCGCGTTTCTACGGCGTCGATATCGCCGCCACGATGCTGGAAACCGCACGATCGCATGTCGCGCGCGCCGGTTTGGCCGACCGCATCAGACTGGAGCAGGGGGACGCGAGGGATTTCGATCCAGTCGCGCTGTTCGGCGTCGCGGCGTTCGATCGCGTCTTCCAGAGCTACACCCTGTCGATGATCCCCGACTGGCGCGGCGCGATCGATCATGCCGCGTCGGTCCTCGCGCCCGGCGGGCGGCTGTCGATCGTGGATTTCGGACAGCAGGAGGGGTGGCCGCGTTGGTGGCGTGCGTTCCTGCTCGGCTGGCTCGCGCGATGGCACGTTACCCCGCGCGTAGATCTGTTCGACAGCGCCTCCACGATCGCGCAAGACCGGCACCTGACCCGCCGCTTCGCGGTCCAGCACTGCGGCTATGCGTGGAGCGTCGTGCTGGAGCGGCCGGTCAGCCCGTGA
- a CDS encoding NfeD family protein — protein MSAGTWWLLAAVVLGIAELLIPGVFLVFLALAAAITGVATLVLSDLPIAAQLGSFAVWSAVTVLIGRRWYRDYPVETSDPLLNDRAARLVGQIVTVTTAIEDGHGRVRIGDGEWPATGPALPVGAHARVVSLSGGVAAVEPVTG, from the coding sequence ATGAGCGCAGGGACGTGGTGGCTGCTGGCGGCGGTGGTGCTGGGCATCGCCGAGTTGCTGATACCGGGCGTGTTCCTGGTGTTCCTCGCGCTCGCCGCGGCGATCACCGGTGTCGCCACGCTGGTGCTGAGCGACCTGCCGATCGCCGCGCAGCTCGGGTCGTTTGCGGTGTGGAGCGCGGTTACGGTGCTGATCGGGCGGCGCTGGTATCGCGATTATCCGGTCGAGACGAGCGACCCGCTGCTGAACGATCGTGCGGCGCGGTTGGTCGGGCAGATCGTCACCGTGACGACCGCGATCGAGGACGGCCACGGCCGCGTGCGGATCGGCGACGGCGAATGGCCCGCGACTGGGCCAGCGCTGCCGGTCGGGGCGCACGCGCGGGTCGTGTCGTTGTCGGGCGGGGTCGCGGCGGTCGAGCCGGTCACGGGCTGA
- a CDS encoding SPFH domain-containing protein, with amino-acid sequence MELTAVILVLALVLFYLFTSIKIVRQGYQYTIEHFGRYTTTAAPGFNFYPAFFYRVGRKVNMMEQVIDIPGQEIITKDNAMISTDGVVFFQVLDAAKAAYEVSDLYVALLQLTTTNLRTVMGSMDLDETLSKRDEINARLLSVVDHATTPWGVKITRVEIKDIRPPADIVNAMGRQMKAEREKRANILDAEGSRASEILRAEGQKAARILEAEGRKESAFRDSEARERAAQAEASATRAVSQAIEEGGAQAINYFIAQKYVEAIGKFATSPNAKTILFPVEATQLIGTLGGIGELAKDALASTTAKPQPQASTPRVKGPIEPGVQ; translated from the coding sequence ATGGAACTGACGGCCGTAATTCTGGTGCTGGCGCTGGTGCTGTTCTACCTGTTCACCAGTATCAAGATCGTCCGCCAAGGCTATCAATATACGATCGAACATTTCGGCCGCTACACCACGACCGCGGCGCCGGGGTTCAATTTCTACCCCGCGTTTTTCTATCGTGTCGGCCGCAAGGTGAACATGATGGAGCAGGTGATCGACATTCCGGGACAGGAGATCATCACCAAGGATAATGCGATGATCTCGACCGACGGGGTCGTGTTCTTCCAGGTGCTGGACGCGGCGAAGGCGGCGTATGAAGTGTCGGACCTGTACGTCGCGCTGCTCCAGCTGACGACGACAAACCTGCGCACGGTGATGGGGTCGATGGACCTGGACGAGACGCTGTCGAAGCGCGACGAGATCAACGCGCGGCTGTTGTCGGTGGTCGATCACGCTACGACGCCTTGGGGGGTGAAGATCACCCGCGTTGAGATCAAGGACATCCGCCCGCCCGCCGACATCGTCAACGCGATGGGGCGGCAGATGAAGGCGGAGCGCGAAAAGCGCGCCAACATTCTGGACGCCGAAGGATCGCGCGCGTCGGAAATCCTGCGCGCCGAGGGACAGAAAGCGGCGCGCATTCTCGAAGCCGAGGGGCGCAAGGAATCGGCGTTCCGCGATTCGGAGGCGCGTGAGCGGGCGGCGCAGGCCGAGGCCTCGGCGACTCGGGCGGTGTCTCAGGCGATCGAGGAAGGCGGCGCGCAAGCGATCAATTACTTCATCGCGCAGAAATACGTCGAGGCGATCGGCAAGTTCGCGACCAGCCCGAATGCCAAGACGATCCTGTTCCCGGTCGAGGCGACGCAGCTGATCGGGACGCTGGGCGGGATCGGCGAACTGGCGAAGGATGCGCTGGCCTCGACGACCGCCAAGCCGCAGCCTCAGGCGAGCACACCCCGCGTGAAGGGGCCGATCGAACCGGGCGTGCAATGA
- the guaB gene encoding IMP dehydrogenase, translating to MDIRLGLTFDDVLLVPAESQVLPSQADTRTSITRGISLNIPIVSSAMDTVTEADMAIVMAQLGGIGVLHRNLTPAEQVAAVRQVKRFESGMVVNPITIAPDATLADAQALMAANRISGIPVVERDGKLVGILTNRDVRFAENPRQPVAELMTHENLATVSVGVGQEEARRLLHQRRIEKLLVVDEAYRCVGLITVKDIEKAVTYPNATKDAAGRLRVAAATTVGDKGFERTEALVDAECDLIVIDTAHGHNRDVALAVERVKRLSNSVQVVAGNVATGEATRALIGAGADGIKVGIGPGSICTTRVVAGVGVPQLTAVMDCAEAAAKEGVPVIADGGLRTSGDLAKALAAGASTCMVGSLLAGTEEAPGETFLYQGRAYKSYRGMGSVGAMGRGSADRYFQGDIKDQLKLVPEGIEGQVPFKGPARDVIHQLVGGIKAAMGYTGAATIPDLQARANFVRITGAGLKESHVHDVTITREAPNYPTR from the coding sequence ATGGACATTCGCCTCGGCCTCACCTTCGACGACGTATTGCTCGTCCCCGCCGAATCGCAGGTGCTGCCCAGCCAGGCCGACACGCGCACGTCGATCACGCGCGGTATTTCGCTCAACATACCCATAGTCTCGTCGGCGATGGACACCGTGACCGAAGCCGACATGGCGATCGTCATGGCCCAACTTGGCGGGATCGGCGTGCTACACCGCAATCTGACCCCCGCCGAACAGGTCGCCGCGGTGCGGCAGGTGAAGCGCTTCGAAAGCGGCATGGTGGTCAACCCGATCACGATCGCACCGGACGCGACGCTGGCCGATGCGCAGGCGCTGATGGCGGCGAACCGGATCAGCGGCATCCCGGTGGTCGAGCGCGACGGCAAGCTGGTCGGCATCCTGACCAACCGCGACGTGCGCTTCGCCGAAAACCCGCGCCAGCCCGTCGCCGAGCTGATGACGCACGAAAACCTCGCAACCGTCTCGGTCGGCGTCGGGCAGGAGGAGGCGCGCCGCCTGCTCCATCAACGCCGGATCGAAAAACTGCTGGTCGTCGACGAAGCCTATCGTTGCGTCGGGCTGATCACGGTCAAGGATATCGAAAAGGCCGTCACCTATCCCAATGCGACGAAGGACGCCGCGGGCCGGCTGCGCGTCGCCGCCGCCACCACGGTCGGCGACAAGGGGTTCGAACGGACCGAGGCTTTGGTCGACGCCGAATGCGACCTGATCGTCATCGATACCGCGCACGGCCACAACCGCGACGTCGCGCTGGCGGTCGAACGCGTGAAACGGCTCAGCAATTCGGTGCAGGTCGTCGCGGGCAACGTCGCGACCGGCGAGGCGACCCGCGCGCTGATCGGCGCGGGCGCGGACGGGATCAAGGTCGGCATCGGCCCCGGATCGATCTGCACCACCCGCGTCGTCGCGGGCGTCGGCGTGCCGCAGCTGACCGCGGTGATGGATTGCGCCGAGGCGGCTGCGAAGGAGGGCGTGCCCGTCATCGCCGACGGGGGCTTACGCACCTCCGGCGATCTCGCCAAGGCGCTGGCGGCGGGCGCATCAACCTGCATGGTTGGATCTTTGCTCGCCGGAACCGAGGAAGCGCCGGGCGAAACGTTCCTTTATCAAGGACGTGCATACAAATCCTATCGTGGCATGGGAAGCGTCGGCGCGATGGGCCGAGGCTCGGCCGACCGCTATTTCCAGGGCGACATCAAGGATCAGCTGAAGCTGGTGCCCGAAGGGATCGAAGGACAGGTGCCGTTCAAAGGCCCGGCCCGCGACGTGATCCATCAACTGGTCGGCGGTATCAAGGCCGCGATGGGCTACACCGGCGCGGCCACGATCCCGGACCTGCAGGCCCGCGCCAATTTCGTGCGCATTACAGGGGCGGGCTTGAAGGAAAGCCACGTCCACGACGTGACGATCACGCGAGAGGCCCCGAATTACCCGACGCGATGA